A single genomic interval of Arthrobacter sp. NicSoilB8 harbors:
- a CDS encoding Gfo/Idh/MocA family oxidoreductase, whose amino-acid sequence MPALKWGLIGASDIAATRVIAAIHATGAEVAGVVSGSPERARDFAASHGLPRNTADLDELLDWDIDAVYISSANALHFDQAVRALRAGKHVLCEKPLALGASQAEAMVTLAEETGLVLAANHHLPGSPLHVKARELVAAGAIGTVLSAKVAHAVLLPERLRGWRLGQGIPGSGVIMDITCHDASVLNPLLGAPVAVTALAVRQAGWNTGGQEDAAMTVIRYENDGQAPVLAQTHDSFTVGYAETSLEVHGTDGTIQIIDAMTQDTKGQLILTTGDGTRSVDVDCSEDLYVIGLRAFTAAVEGTGVPAATGRDGLMALKVALAAQESAISGRTVHIN is encoded by the coding sequence ATGCCAGCACTGAAATGGGGCCTGATCGGCGCCAGCGACATCGCTGCCACGCGGGTCATCGCCGCAATCCATGCCACCGGCGCCGAGGTTGCCGGCGTCGTCAGCGGATCCCCCGAGCGGGCCCGCGACTTCGCGGCGAGCCACGGGCTGCCCCGCAACACCGCCGACCTGGACGAACTGCTGGACTGGGACATCGATGCCGTCTACATCTCGTCCGCCAATGCCTTGCACTTCGACCAGGCAGTCAGGGCGCTCAGGGCCGGGAAGCACGTCCTGTGCGAGAAACCCCTTGCCTTGGGGGCCAGCCAGGCCGAGGCGATGGTCACGCTCGCAGAGGAAACCGGCCTCGTCCTTGCCGCCAACCACCACCTGCCCGGCAGCCCCCTGCACGTCAAAGCCCGTGAACTGGTCGCCGCGGGGGCCATCGGCACAGTCCTCTCGGCCAAGGTCGCCCACGCCGTCCTCCTCCCGGAGCGGCTGCGTGGCTGGCGGCTGGGCCAGGGCATCCCCGGCAGCGGCGTCATCATGGACATCACCTGCCACGACGCGTCGGTCCTGAACCCCCTGCTGGGCGCCCCCGTTGCCGTGACCGCGCTGGCCGTCCGGCAAGCCGGATGGAACACCGGAGGACAGGAGGACGCCGCCATGACCGTCATCCGCTATGAAAACGACGGGCAGGCGCCGGTCCTGGCCCAGACCCACGACTCGTTCACAGTCGGATACGCGGAGACCAGCCTGGAAGTCCACGGCACGGATGGCACCATCCAGATCATCGACGCCATGACCCAGGACACCAAGGGCCAACTGATCCTCACCACCGGAGACGGCACCAGGAGCGTCGACGTCGACTGCTCAGAGGATCTCTACGTCATCGGCCTGCGGGCCTTCACCGCCGCCGTCGAAGGGACCGGGGTGCCCGCGGCCACGGGCCGGGACGGCCTGATGGCCCTCAAGGTCGCCCTGGCAGCCCAGGAATCCGCAATCTCCGGACGCACCGTCCACATCAACTAA
- a CDS encoding CoA-transferase → MQKVQILSGREAADLINDDDVITVSSSSALGCPDSVLAGIGQRFEETSHPTNLTSVHPIAAGDMYGVKGIDHIARPGLLRKVIAGSYPSGPSSAEPPRIWQMIERDEVEAYNFPSGVIYQMHRTAAAKQPGVFTQVGLDTFIDPRLQGGRMNGTTPAAHVETATVAGQEWLFFPSVIPNVAIIRATTADEYGNLTFEDEGSPLGALDLAYASHNNGGIVIAQVKRMAEAGSLHPQRVLVPGILVDAVVIAEDQLQTTLTPNDPAISGQLRRPLSSLPHVGFSLEKITARRAAQELKAGEIVNLGFGVSALVPHILVEEDQGREVSWVIEQGAVGGIPLLDFAFGCAQNPDAIMPSIDQFTLLQGGGFHRSLLSFLEIDRHGNVNVHHLPKKRHVTAGVGGFADITSSAPEIVFMGAFTAGRRDIGASEMGLDIRSDGPFTKLVNDVSAVTFSGPRALARGQKVKYITERAVLELTPGGLVVTEIAPGVDLQKDVLDRCEFPLIVSDRLRTMDLALFADAPVGISLPTLPLHERIEQRTSSLAAR, encoded by the coding sequence ATGCAGAAAGTACAGATCCTCTCGGGCCGCGAGGCAGCGGACCTCATCAACGACGACGACGTCATCACCGTCAGCTCCTCCAGCGCCCTGGGCTGCCCGGACAGCGTCCTGGCCGGCATCGGTCAGAGGTTCGAGGAAACCTCGCACCCGACCAACCTGACTTCCGTACACCCGATCGCCGCCGGCGACATGTACGGCGTCAAGGGCATCGACCACATCGCCCGGCCGGGCCTGCTGCGCAAGGTCATCGCCGGCTCCTACCCCTCCGGCCCGTCCAGTGCCGAACCGCCCAGGATCTGGCAGATGATCGAACGTGACGAGGTGGAGGCCTACAACTTTCCCTCCGGCGTGATCTACCAGATGCACCGCACCGCCGCCGCGAAGCAGCCCGGCGTCTTCACCCAGGTAGGGCTCGACACCTTTATCGACCCCCGGCTGCAGGGCGGCCGCATGAACGGGACCACCCCCGCCGCCCATGTCGAAACCGCCACTGTGGCCGGACAGGAATGGCTCTTCTTCCCCTCGGTCATCCCCAACGTGGCCATCATCCGCGCCACCACCGCCGATGAATACGGCAACCTGACCTTTGAGGACGAAGGCTCGCCGCTGGGGGCCCTGGACCTGGCCTACGCCTCGCACAATAACGGAGGCATCGTCATCGCCCAGGTCAAGCGCATGGCGGAGGCCGGGAGCCTGCACCCCCAGCGCGTTTTGGTGCCCGGCATCCTTGTGGACGCCGTTGTGATCGCCGAAGACCAGCTCCAGACCACCCTGACCCCCAATGACCCTGCCATCTCCGGGCAGCTGCGCCGGCCCCTGAGCTCCCTCCCGCACGTCGGCTTCTCCCTCGAAAAGATCACCGCACGCCGGGCAGCCCAGGAACTAAAGGCCGGCGAGATCGTCAACCTCGGCTTCGGCGTCTCGGCGCTGGTGCCGCACATCCTGGTGGAGGAAGACCAGGGCCGGGAAGTCAGCTGGGTCATCGAACAGGGTGCCGTCGGCGGCATCCCGCTGCTGGACTTCGCCTTCGGCTGCGCCCAGAACCCGGACGCGATCATGCCCAGCATCGACCAGTTCACTCTCCTTCAGGGCGGCGGCTTCCACCGCTCGCTGCTCTCCTTCCTGGAGATCGACCGCCACGGCAACGTCAACGTCCACCACTTGCCCAAGAAGCGCCACGTCACCGCCGGCGTCGGCGGCTTCGCCGACATCACTTCCTCCGCCCCGGAGATCGTCTTCATGGGCGCCTTCACTGCCGGACGCCGTGACATTGGGGCCAGCGAGATGGGCCTGGACATCCGCTCCGACGGGCCCTTCACCAAGCTCGTCAACGACGTCTCCGCCGTCACCTTCTCCGGGCCCAGGGCCCTCGCCCGCGGCCAAAAGGTCAAATACATCACCGAACGCGCCGTGCTGGAACTGACCCCTGGAGGCCTGGTCGTGACCGAAATCGCTCCCGGCGTCGACCTGCAAAAGGACGTCCTGGACCGCTGCGAGTTCCCGCTGATCGTCTCCGACCGCCTGCGCACGATGGATCTCGCCCTCTTCGCCGACGCCCCTGTTGGCATCAGTCTTCCAACGCTGCCGCTGCACGAGCGGATCGAGCAGCGCACTTCCTCCCTGGCCGCGCGCTGA
- a CDS encoding enoyl-CoA hydratase/isomerase family protein, translating into MSTDTASVAGRLTDEASGQVTVGYSADGHTATILIDRASKLNALTLGLLEDLAAAVRDVAASPARLVIVRTGGEKVFCVGADINHFADLSAAGMWRDWIATGHRTFDALAGLRQPSIAVVDGLAFGGGLELALACDFRVIAAEARIALPETGLGTVPGWGGTERATELAGRARAKELVLTRRQLSGEEALAWGLATAVAPRASLDHAVARLSAELLAGAPLAVQLGKQLIDAAADGAPSRVLEALAGGLAAATDDLAEGIAAFREKRAAHFTDH; encoded by the coding sequence ATGAGCACCGACACCGCTTCCGTGGCAGGACGGCTCACCGACGAAGCCAGCGGACAGGTCACGGTCGGCTACTCCGCAGACGGCCACACGGCCACCATCCTGATCGACAGGGCATCGAAGCTGAACGCCCTGACCCTGGGACTTCTCGAAGACCTCGCCGCTGCCGTCCGGGATGTTGCCGCCTCGCCGGCCCGGCTGGTGATCGTGCGCACCGGCGGGGAGAAGGTCTTCTGCGTCGGTGCGGACATCAATCACTTCGCCGACCTGTCCGCTGCCGGAATGTGGCGGGACTGGATCGCCACTGGCCACCGGACGTTCGACGCCCTGGCCGGACTGCGCCAGCCGAGCATCGCCGTCGTCGACGGTCTCGCATTCGGCGGCGGACTGGAGCTTGCCCTGGCCTGCGACTTCCGCGTGATCGCCGCCGAGGCACGCATTGCCCTGCCCGAGACCGGCCTCGGGACGGTTCCCGGGTGGGGCGGCACCGAACGGGCCACCGAACTTGCCGGCCGGGCACGAGCCAAGGAACTCGTCCTGACCCGCCGCCAGCTTTCCGGCGAGGAAGCCCTCGCCTGGGGACTGGCCACCGCCGTCGCACCCCGGGCCAGTCTGGACCACGCGGTGGCCCGGCTCAGCGCCGAGCTGCTGGCCGGAGCGCCGCTGGCCGTGCAGCTGGGCAAGCAACTGATCGACGCCGCCGCCGACGGCGCCCCCTCCCGCGTGCTGGAGGCCCTCGCCGGCGGGCTGGCCGCGGCCACCGATGACCTGGCCGAGGGCATCGCAGCCTTCCGGGAAAAGCGCGCCGCGCACTTCACTGACCACTAA
- a CDS encoding ABC transporter substrate-binding protein, translating into MRAPNKLRISLAVAAAASLIAVTGCSANQPAGSSTSGGSDKLELTSWWTSGSEADALNVLIEGVKKSSPGLAVDNAAVSGGGGANARQALAARLQAGSPPDSWQVHPAGQLKSYVDGGQVADLTELWTQGNWASQMPKDVAEAQQVDGKYYTVPIGVHRGNVLWTNPAVLSKANVTIDPAAGVDGLISGLKQVQASGTTPVCLGDKDIFASAELLESLIMSRAGAENWKKLFTNEYSFDAPEVKQALEDYKTLLSLANKDHSAMTWDEAAKKMASGACAVNLMGDWAYGEMVNSGKKPGTDFAWATFPGKADVFDYVGDGFSIPANNVPHADAAKAWLKTLMDPKIQTEFAAKKGSIPALTNADISGLSKYQQEAATSFKSAAVVSSLAHGQAASAEFAQTYADAVSTFNGSGNVAAFAASMTQAQKTQL; encoded by the coding sequence ATGCGTGCACCAAACAAGCTCAGGATTTCGCTGGCCGTCGCGGCGGCAGCAAGCCTCATTGCCGTAACCGGATGTTCCGCCAACCAGCCCGCGGGAAGCTCCACGAGCGGGGGATCCGACAAACTGGAACTCACGTCCTGGTGGACGTCAGGCTCGGAAGCGGATGCCCTCAACGTGCTGATCGAGGGCGTGAAGAAGAGCTCGCCGGGCCTGGCGGTGGACAACGCCGCGGTGTCCGGCGGCGGCGGCGCCAACGCACGGCAGGCACTTGCGGCACGGTTGCAGGCCGGGAGCCCGCCGGATTCCTGGCAGGTGCATCCCGCCGGGCAGCTGAAGAGCTACGTTGACGGCGGACAGGTCGCCGACCTGACGGAGCTGTGGACCCAGGGCAACTGGGCATCCCAGATGCCGAAGGATGTAGCAGAAGCCCAGCAGGTCGACGGCAAGTACTACACCGTTCCGATCGGCGTCCACCGCGGAAACGTCCTCTGGACCAACCCTGCCGTGCTCTCCAAGGCGAACGTCACGATCGACCCGGCCGCCGGCGTCGACGGACTAATCAGTGGCCTCAAACAGGTGCAGGCCAGCGGAACCACTCCGGTATGCCTCGGCGATAAGGACATCTTCGCGTCAGCGGAACTGCTGGAATCCCTCATCATGTCCCGGGCGGGGGCGGAAAACTGGAAGAAGCTGTTCACCAACGAATACTCCTTCGATGCTCCCGAGGTGAAGCAGGCGCTGGAGGACTACAAGACGCTCCTCTCCCTCGCCAACAAGGACCACTCCGCCATGACCTGGGATGAAGCGGCAAAGAAGATGGCCAGTGGCGCCTGCGCCGTCAACCTCATGGGTGACTGGGCGTACGGCGAGATGGTCAACTCCGGCAAGAAGCCAGGCACGGACTTCGCCTGGGCCACCTTCCCCGGCAAAGCGGATGTCTTTGATTATGTGGGCGACGGGTTCTCCATCCCGGCAAACAATGTCCCGCATGCCGATGCCGCAAAGGCCTGGCTGAAGACCCTGATGGACCCCAAGATCCAGACAGAGTTCGCGGCCAAGAAGGGATCCATCCCGGCGCTGACCAACGCTGACATTTCGGGTCTTTCGAAGTATCAGCAGGAGGCCGCCACGAGTTTCAAGTCCGCGGCAGTGGTTTCCTCGCTGGCCCACGGCCAGGCCGCCTCGGCCGAGTTCGCCCAGACCTACGCCGATGCTGTTTCCACTTTCAACGGCAGCGGAAACGTGGCTGCCTTTGCCGCCAGCATGACGCAGGCGCAGAAGACCCAGCTCTAG
- a CDS encoding GMC family oxidoreductase: MKSFRILTPYETELADALFETMFPSDGDSPDVREAGVTEYLDLTLEGYGRKDLPKYQWLFGALDRYAEDKHGRNFAALTLDERMDVLALLEQGELTETLPMKDQRDLFGLVVAHLQEGLFADPAHGGNKNAVGWKFLKHPGVWLENSAEENLSAEHVTKGGVIKTLADAMQEIPRDTEGHRLKQLGYENAVNPQMTDEVDVLLVGVGAMGGLSAQVFAEAGLSVVGLEAGPFRPLDEFLPDELEHAYYTRGGLGPKFQQETPRWRESADDEESREATFSLGRMVNGVGGSAGHYGSWLRRFHPWQFAPKSHYDGLYGPDALPEDCTLADWPVSYEDLEPFYTKLEHLIGIAGDESNPFIKRSKPLPLPPTRPFILGNKFTEATAAAGLHPHPVPVGFTTESYGGRPATGYSAWNNGLGSFRGDRWHPGLGPVPAAIETGNFELRTHSRVTRIIMDDSGAARGVEWVDPLGRVRRQYARAVILSAYTYENLRLMYLSADSRHENGLGNNTGQLGLHYMTKMFGHVDALFPGTEFNRHTGPAAQGVVLDDYLSPAFRSLDHGFIGGATLGAEQQALPLQIARETLPEDVRRWGSGYRDHLKLWSQQGVIRIQPDALPYASHRLEIDPRHRDSSGLGMPLVRVTYRLRENERRLAAWMADRATGLLKDMGATKTWQGPYFTGVGSSHDLGGARFGHDPAATVLDENLAVHDTRNLYMYSGAAFPSCPGINPTLTIWAIVMRAAEHLAGELGGRRKDQP, encoded by the coding sequence ATGAAAAGCTTCCGCATTCTGACCCCCTACGAAACCGAGCTTGCCGACGCCCTGTTCGAGACCATGTTTCCCTCCGACGGCGACAGCCCTGACGTCCGCGAGGCCGGGGTTACCGAATACCTGGACCTGACCCTCGAAGGTTACGGACGCAAGGACCTGCCCAAATACCAATGGCTCTTCGGCGCCCTCGACCGCTACGCCGAAGACAAGCACGGCAGGAACTTCGCCGCGCTGACCCTGGACGAACGCATGGATGTCCTGGCGCTGCTCGAGCAGGGCGAACTGACCGAAACACTGCCCATGAAGGACCAAAGGGACCTGTTCGGTCTCGTCGTGGCCCACCTGCAGGAGGGCCTGTTCGCCGACCCGGCCCACGGAGGAAACAAGAATGCCGTCGGCTGGAAGTTCCTCAAGCACCCCGGAGTGTGGCTGGAGAATTCCGCCGAGGAGAACCTCAGCGCCGAGCACGTGACCAAGGGCGGTGTCATCAAGACCCTCGCCGACGCAATGCAGGAAATCCCCCGCGACACAGAAGGCCACCGGCTCAAGCAGCTCGGCTACGAGAATGCCGTGAACCCGCAGATGACGGACGAGGTGGATGTCCTGCTCGTCGGTGTCGGCGCCATGGGCGGGCTCAGCGCCCAGGTCTTCGCAGAGGCCGGACTCAGCGTGGTCGGCCTCGAGGCAGGCCCGTTCCGTCCGCTCGACGAATTCCTCCCGGACGAACTAGAGCACGCCTACTACACCCGAGGCGGGCTGGGGCCCAAGTTCCAGCAGGAAACGCCCCGCTGGCGCGAATCCGCCGACGACGAAGAGAGCCGCGAGGCTACCTTCTCGCTGGGCCGCATGGTCAACGGCGTTGGCGGGTCGGCGGGGCACTACGGGTCCTGGCTGCGCCGCTTCCATCCCTGGCAGTTCGCGCCCAAGAGCCACTACGACGGGCTGTACGGACCCGATGCGCTGCCGGAGGATTGCACCCTGGCGGACTGGCCCGTCAGCTACGAGGATCTGGAACCGTTTTACACCAAGCTCGAACACCTGATCGGCATCGCGGGCGACGAGTCCAACCCGTTCATCAAGCGCAGCAAGCCGCTCCCGCTTCCGCCGACCCGCCCGTTCATCCTGGGCAACAAGTTCACGGAAGCCACCGCGGCCGCGGGACTACACCCGCACCCTGTCCCGGTCGGATTCACCACCGAGTCCTACGGCGGCCGCCCCGCCACCGGGTACAGTGCCTGGAACAACGGCCTGGGCTCCTTCCGCGGCGACCGCTGGCACCCCGGCCTCGGCCCCGTGCCGGCCGCCATCGAAACCGGGAACTTTGAGCTGCGCACCCACTCCCGCGTCACCCGGATCATCATGGATGACTCCGGCGCCGCCCGCGGCGTGGAATGGGTCGATCCCCTCGGCCGCGTCCGGCGTCAGTATGCCCGTGCCGTCATTCTCTCGGCCTACACCTACGAGAACCTGCGCCTGATGTACCTCTCCGCGGATTCCCGGCACGAGAACGGCCTCGGCAACAACACCGGCCAGCTGGGCCTGCACTACATGACCAAAATGTTCGGCCACGTCGACGCACTGTTCCCGGGCACCGAGTTCAACCGTCACACCGGTCCGGCCGCTCAGGGCGTCGTCCTGGACGACTACCTCTCCCCCGCGTTCCGGTCCCTGGACCACGGCTTCATCGGCGGCGCCACCCTCGGCGCCGAACAGCAGGCCTTGCCGTTGCAAATCGCCCGCGAAACCCTCCCCGAGGACGTCCGCCGCTGGGGCTCCGGCTACCGGGACCACCTGAAACTCTGGTCCCAGCAGGGCGTGATCAGGATCCAGCCCGACGCCCTTCCCTACGCCTCGCACCGCCTGGAAATCGACCCCCGGCACCGCGACTCCTCAGGACTTGGGATGCCGCTGGTCCGCGTGACCTACCGGCTCCGCGAGAACGAGCGCCGGCTCGCTGCCTGGATGGCTGACCGGGCCACCGGGCTGCTCAAGGATATGGGCGCCACCAAGACGTGGCAGGGCCCGTACTTCACCGGCGTCGGGTCCAGCCACGATCTCGGCGGCGCCCGGTTCGGCCACGATCCCGCCGCCACCGTGCTGGATGAGAACCTCGCCGTCCACGACACCCGCAACCTCTACATGTACTCCGGTGCCGCCTTCCCCAGCTGCCCCGGCATCAACCCGACGCTGACCATCTGGGCGATCGTCATGCGCGCGGCCGAACACCTCGCCGGCGAGCTCGGCGGCCGGCGAAAGGACCAGCCATGA
- a CDS encoding LacI family DNA-binding transcriptional regulator: MKKVTLNDVSRAAGVSRSTASLVLRESPRIPAATSDRVRLAMAELGYVYNRHAANMRRSESMTLGLIVTDIRNPYFAGLTMTIEEAAHEAGYTLFVGYSRDDVERQYLQLESMVQQQVDGIFLLPATESELEPVCGIVDRSSVPVLQIARFFSEELDYVGPDNIAAGQQLGRHLSSLGATSAVLIGGPEHSSARVERIKGLESGFTGSSVVFDASLSAATTTNNAAGGSEGVARVLDQGIWPDCIIAYSDAVALGIYAELRRRNLEPGRDVSVASFDDIAMAELLLPPLTSVSTYPELIGRKAAELLLNRIRDSSLDPQRAVIEPALKVRASTAQWRPRT; encoded by the coding sequence ATGAAAAAAGTGACGTTGAACGACGTGAGCCGGGCTGCCGGAGTGTCTCGATCTACTGCATCCCTGGTGCTGAGGGAAAGTCCCAGGATCCCTGCGGCAACCTCGGACCGTGTACGGCTGGCGATGGCGGAACTGGGCTACGTCTACAACCGGCACGCGGCAAACATGCGGCGCAGCGAGTCCATGACCCTGGGGCTGATCGTGACCGACATCCGGAACCCCTACTTTGCCGGGCTGACCATGACCATCGAAGAGGCAGCCCACGAGGCCGGCTACACCCTCTTCGTCGGATACAGCCGCGATGATGTGGAGCGCCAATACCTGCAGCTCGAATCCATGGTCCAGCAACAAGTTGACGGCATTTTTCTGCTGCCGGCCACGGAGTCGGAACTTGAGCCGGTCTGCGGAATCGTTGACCGCTCGTCAGTACCCGTGCTGCAGATCGCGCGGTTCTTCTCCGAGGAGCTGGACTACGTTGGCCCGGACAACATCGCCGCCGGCCAACAGCTGGGCCGCCACCTGTCCTCTCTTGGAGCAACGTCCGCGGTGCTGATTGGCGGCCCGGAACACTCTTCGGCACGGGTTGAACGCATTAAGGGCCTGGAAAGCGGATTCACCGGAAGCAGCGTGGTTTTCGACGCGTCCCTGTCCGCCGCCACGACCACGAACAATGCTGCAGGAGGCTCCGAGGGCGTGGCCCGCGTGCTTGACCAAGGCATCTGGCCGGACTGCATCATCGCCTACAGCGACGCGGTCGCGCTGGGAATCTACGCCGAACTGCGCCGGCGAAACCTCGAACCCGGCCGGGACGTCTCCGTGGCGAGCTTTGACGACATCGCCATGGCTGAGTTGCTGCTGCCGCCCCTGACCTCGGTTTCCACGTACCCCGAACTGATCGGACGCAAGGCAGCGGAACTGCTGCTGAACCGTATCCGCGACTCCTCGCTGGATCCCCAGCGGGCGGTCATCGAACCCGCCCTGAAAGTCAGAGCCTCCACCGCCCAATGGCGACCCCGAACCTAG
- a CDS encoding aldehyde dehydrogenase family protein, which produces METKSYTLDDVEPTYRPMIIDGEDTDAQSRQTFTRLSPAHEIEVSSFPQGTQDDVDRAVTAARQALERGWRQSTGSVRSKLLLKVADLVRRDAEELALAETLETGKPITQSRNEVAGTAELWEYAASLARNTQGEAHNALGRDTLAMVVHEPIGVVGMITPWNFPLLIISQKLPFALAAGNTAVVKPSESTSATTVMLGRLIREAGFPAGVVNIVTGDRVVGAAIAEHPGIDMISFTGSTGVGKGIASAAGRDLKKVELELGGKNPQIITANADFTAAVDAGVFGGYFNVGQCCNSGSRLIVHRSIADEFAAAVVERAQHMRVGDPLKADTLVGSLVNDAQLAVVERYVAEGRDAGAHLLTGGDRLDTGLNGRFFQPTVFTDVTAKMSIATDEIFGPVLSVLPYDTLEEAIGIANSTSFGLSAGIWSNDINEALTAARDLRAGTVWVNRWMDGYPEVPFGGYGHSGIGRELGRQALAEFSELKTIQLQVGIRENRWVDAPDAPRR; this is translated from the coding sequence ATGGAAACCAAGAGCTACACGCTCGACGACGTCGAGCCCACCTACCGGCCGATGATCATCGACGGCGAAGACACCGACGCCCAGAGCAGGCAGACGTTCACCCGGCTAAGCCCCGCCCACGAAATCGAGGTCAGCTCCTTCCCGCAGGGCACACAGGACGACGTCGACCGGGCCGTCACCGCCGCCCGGCAAGCCCTGGAACGCGGCTGGCGGCAGTCCACCGGTTCTGTTCGGTCCAAGCTTCTGCTCAAGGTCGCCGATCTCGTCCGCCGCGACGCCGAGGAGCTGGCGCTGGCAGAGACCCTCGAGACCGGCAAGCCCATCACCCAGTCACGCAACGAAGTCGCCGGCACCGCCGAGTTGTGGGAATACGCGGCCAGTCTTGCCCGCAACACCCAAGGGGAGGCCCACAACGCCCTCGGCCGCGACACCCTGGCCATGGTGGTCCACGAACCCATCGGCGTTGTCGGCATGATTACGCCCTGGAACTTCCCGTTGCTGATCATCAGCCAGAAGCTGCCGTTCGCCCTGGCCGCCGGCAACACGGCCGTGGTCAAGCCCAGTGAAAGCACCTCCGCGACCACCGTGATGCTGGGACGGCTCATCCGAGAAGCGGGCTTCCCGGCCGGTGTGGTCAACATTGTCACCGGTGACCGGGTGGTCGGTGCGGCCATCGCTGAGCACCCGGGCATCGACATGATCAGTTTCACCGGCTCCACCGGCGTCGGCAAGGGCATCGCCTCCGCCGCCGGCCGGGACCTGAAGAAGGTCGAACTCGAACTCGGCGGCAAGAACCCGCAGATCATCACCGCCAACGCCGATTTCACCGCCGCGGTCGACGCCGGTGTCTTCGGCGGATACTTCAACGTCGGCCAGTGCTGCAACTCCGGCAGCCGCCTCATCGTGCACCGCTCCATCGCCGATGAATTCGCCGCCGCCGTCGTCGAACGCGCCCAGCACATGCGCGTCGGTGACCCGCTCAAGGCCGACACGCTCGTCGGGTCCCTTGTCAACGACGCCCAGCTCGCCGTCGTCGAACGCTATGTGGCCGAAGGCCGCGACGCCGGAGCCCACCTTCTCACCGGCGGGGACCGGCTCGACACCGGCCTGAACGGCCGGTTCTTCCAGCCGACCGTCTTCACCGATGTCACGGCAAAGATGTCCATCGCCACCGATGAGATCTTCGGGCCCGTCCTGTCGGTGCTGCCCTACGACACCCTGGAGGAAGCCATCGGAATCGCCAACTCCACCTCCTTCGGGCTCTCCGCCGGGATCTGGAGCAACGACATCAACGAGGCACTCACCGCCGCCCGTGACCTGCGCGCCGGCACCGTGTGGGTCAACCGCTGGATGGACGGTTACCCGGAAGTGCCGTTCGGCGGCTACGGGCACAGCGGAATCGGCAGGGAACTCGGCCGCCAGGCCCTGGCCGAGTTCAGCGAACTCAAGACCATCCAGCTCCAGGTCGGCATCCGCGAAAACCGCTGGGTCGACGCCCCCGACGCCCCCCGCCGCTAA
- a CDS encoding sugar ABC transporter permease — MTTATAQPTPVDPDPRSRKRLPHNVKTARRAAWIFAPSLLVSFLFVYVFIGITAYISLSNWKIGTSPNLSPRQPLGATYGELVQEQRFQADIRNVVIFTVIFLVLAILGGLVAALFIHHVAVGKGLFRTVFLLPYALSFIVTGVAWRWIFSPSTGVNEILRSMGIENPPGWTTDPTILGALNDPSGTDFLKVQIGVPVALLPIIFAAAWQLVGFAMAMYLAGLASIPEEHLEAANVDGANLWQRLRYIVLPQLWPSTITCFVLLLHVALKIFDLVVAMSGSGPGFVTDVPGIYIYNYLTSRYDKASAMAIILLLLTLVVIVPYLVRGYRKERKA, encoded by the coding sequence ATGACAACAGCAACAGCACAGCCAACACCGGTGGACCCCGACCCCCGGTCCAGGAAACGACTACCGCACAACGTCAAGACAGCCCGCCGGGCGGCCTGGATTTTTGCCCCCAGCCTGCTCGTCAGCTTCCTCTTCGTCTACGTCTTCATCGGCATCACCGCCTACATCTCCCTCTCCAACTGGAAGATCGGCACCAGCCCGAATCTGAGCCCCCGTCAGCCGCTGGGTGCCACCTACGGGGAGCTGGTCCAGGAACAGCGCTTCCAGGCGGACATTCGAAACGTCGTGATCTTCACGGTTATCTTCCTTGTCCTGGCCATCCTTGGCGGACTCGTCGCGGCCCTGTTCATCCACCACGTCGCGGTCGGCAAGGGACTGTTCAGGACGGTATTCCTCCTGCCGTACGCGTTGTCCTTCATCGTGACCGGTGTTGCCTGGCGCTGGATCTTCTCGCCCTCCACCGGGGTCAACGAGATCCTGCGGAGCATGGGAATTGAAAACCCGCCGGGCTGGACCACAGACCCCACAATCCTTGGCGCCCTGAACGACCCCTCCGGGACGGACTTCCTGAAAGTCCAGATCGGAGTCCCCGTCGCGCTGTTGCCCATCATCTTCGCCGCAGCGTGGCAGCTCGTCGGCTTCGCGATGGCCATGTACCTTGCCGGACTGGCTTCCATCCCGGAAGAACACCTCGAAGCGGCCAACGTCGACGGCGCCAACCTCTGGCAGCGACTGCGCTACATCGTGCTGCCCCAGCTGTGGCCCTCCACGATTACCTGTTTTGTGCTCCTGCTTCACGTGGCCTTGAAGATCTTCGATCTTGTCGTCGCAATGTCAGGTTCGGGCCCCGGATTCGTCACCGACGTGCCCGGCATTTACATCTACAACTACCTCACCAGCCGTTACGACAAAGCCTCGGCAATGGCGATCATCCTTCTCCTCCTGACTCTCGTCGTGATCGTCCCCTACCTCGTACGCGGATACCGGAAAGAGCGAAAGGCATAG